The proteins below are encoded in one region of Triticum aestivum cultivar Chinese Spring chromosome 1B, IWGSC CS RefSeq v2.1, whole genome shotgun sequence:
- the LOC123122879 gene encoding CBS domain-containing protein CBSX5, which yields MAVSLLANDVSDLCIGKPAVRSLPLSAAAGDLAATVRKGPRAAAAACIAVGPARGAVVGRAGLADVLCLLCSSPDALARPAAALDRPVSALLPKDGAGEVRRVDPRSSVLEALDEILSGAQVLAVPLRSGGRKKQLGGVAGVTGDFCWLTQEDLVRYFLNSISLFYHVAARSVSSLGLVRPDFLSVRPDEAALSAVPLIRRAIAAENAVAVVSADGHLVGEISTAHLAACDETAAAAIATLSAADLMAYIDYFGSPPEHILRAIKTGLKAKGLDAMLELMEDETMTSFSLSSSSSDDDTGRPHLRRPSSGSFGRRSTEEPVVCSPASSLVAVMVQALAHRVSYLWVLDEEDDCRLAGIVTFADILRVFREQLQ from the exons CTCTCCGcggccgccggcgacctcgccgccaCGGTCCGCAAggggccccgcgccgccgccgccgcctgcatcGCCGTCGGCCCGGCGCGCGGCGCCGTGGTGGGACGCGCCGGCCTCGCCGACGTCCTCTGCCTCCTCTGCTCCTCCCCCGACGCGctcgcgcgccccgccgccgcgctcgACCGGCCCGTCTCCGCGCTCCTGCCCAAGGACGGCGCCGGCGAGgtccgccgcgtagatccccgttCCAG TGTCTTGGAAGCTCTTGATGAGATCTTGAGCGGCGCGCAGGTGCTCGCCGTCCCGCTGCGCTCGGGCGGCCGCAAGAAGCAGCTGGGCGGCGTCGCTGGCGTGACCGGTGACTTCTGCTGGCTCACGCAGGAGGACCTCGTCCGCTACTTCCTCAACTCCATTTCTCTCTTCTACCATGTCGCCGCCCGCTCCGTCTCCTCCCTCGGCCTCGTGCGCCCCGACTTCCTGTCGGTGCGGCCCGACGAGGCAGCCTTGTCCGCCGTCCCCCTCATCCGCCGGGCCATCGCCGCGGAGAACGCGGTCGCCGTGGTCAGCGCCGACGGCCACCTCGTCGGCGAGATCTCCACGGCGCACCTCGCTGCCTGCGACGAGACGGCAGCCGCGGCCATCGCCACGCTCTCGGCGGCCGACCTCATGGCATACATCGACTACTTCGGCTCGCCGCCGGAGCACATCCTGCGCGCCATCAAGACCGGGCTCAAGGCCAAGGGCCTTGACGCCATGCTTGAGCTGATGGAGGATGAGACGATGACGTCGTTCTCcctctcttcctcgtcgtcagacGACGACACCGGCCGGCCGCACCTGAGGCGCCCGTCGTCGGGGAGCTTTGGGCGCCGGTCGACCGAGGAGCCCGTGGTGTGCAGCCCCGCGAGCTCGCTGGTGGCCGTCATGGTGCAGGCCCTCGCCCACCGCGTGAGCTACCTGTGGGTTCTCGACGAGGAGGACGACTGTCGTCTCGCCGGGATCGTCACGTTCGCCGACATCCTGAGGGTGTTCCGTGAGCAGCTGCAGTGA